A genome region from Microbacterium terricola includes the following:
- a CDS encoding class I SAM-dependent methyltransferase has product MPSPQSLSEEDRRRVAAWAADCAERVLHLFEAEAPADDRPRNAIARARAFARGELSTAGEIRQRFVAGRAAHSATSPAGVAAARAAAQAAGVAHMGAHALGAAAYAARAAGFAADGAVHELEWQLAHLSPEAAIALRQLPPLGDDTAGPLGPGLLASGDLGEHIRRIQADLLRTRDDPRTLWDAEAETFDDAPDHGLLDPDIRRAWAHLLLPLIGGRGRRIADLGCGTGTLSVLLATEGGHLVTGVDFSPEMVRRAREKASDTAPEPEFIVGDAADPPLPLGGFDVVLSRHVLWAMPDPATALQTWLDLLTPTGILILVEGQWHTGVGLSAEECFALVSASRKNVEIRMFDDPAYWGGPVSDERYLIVSTP; this is encoded by the coding sequence CGCTGAGCGAAGAGGATCGCCGACGGGTGGCGGCGTGGGCGGCCGACTGCGCCGAACGCGTCCTGCACCTGTTCGAGGCCGAGGCACCGGCCGACGACCGACCCCGAAACGCCATCGCGCGTGCCCGGGCATTCGCGCGCGGCGAGCTCTCGACGGCGGGAGAGATCCGGCAACGATTCGTCGCCGGCCGCGCCGCGCACTCGGCGACATCACCCGCGGGCGTCGCCGCTGCCCGTGCTGCCGCCCAAGCAGCCGGTGTCGCGCACATGGGTGCACATGCTCTCGGCGCGGCGGCGTATGCCGCGCGAGCGGCCGGGTTTGCGGCCGACGGGGCAGTCCACGAGCTGGAATGGCAACTCGCGCACCTGAGCCCGGAGGCAGCGATTGCGCTCCGGCAGCTCCCACCCCTGGGCGATGACACGGCCGGGCCACTCGGCCCGGGTCTGCTGGCTTCCGGTGACCTCGGCGAGCACATCAGACGAATCCAGGCGGACCTCCTCCGTACCAGGGACGATCCGAGAACTCTGTGGGACGCAGAGGCGGAGACCTTCGATGACGCGCCCGACCATGGCTTGCTGGATCCGGACATCCGTCGCGCGTGGGCGCACCTGCTGCTCCCCCTGATCGGAGGCCGCGGGCGCAGGATCGCCGACCTCGGGTGCGGCACCGGAACTTTGTCTGTGCTGCTGGCCACGGAGGGCGGACATCTCGTCACCGGGGTGGACTTCTCGCCGGAGATGGTCCGCCGCGCCAGGGAGAAGGCCAGCGACACAGCACCGGAACCCGAGTTCATCGTGGGCGACGCGGCGGACCCGCCGCTCCCGCTCGGGGGCTTCGATGTGGTTCTCTCTCGCCACGTACTGTGGGCGATGCCGGATCCGGCCACCGCACTGCAGACCTGGCTCGACCTGCTCACTCCCACCGGCATCCTCATCCTCGTGGAAGGCCAATGGCACACGGGAGTCGGACTCTCGGCCGAGGAGTGCTTCGCACTCGTCAGCGCCAGCCGCAAGAACGTGGAGATACGGATGTTCGATGACCCCGCCTATTGGGGCGGCCCCGTCTCCGACGAGCGGTACCTCATCGTCAGCACGCCCTGA
- a CDS encoding phosphotransferase has product MRMHPDQIPIDAHIARALISEQFPEWADLEVTAVSGSGTVNAIFRVGQGMAARFPLQRAEPDLARRALEQEAAAMTEFASASPVASPIPVALGRPGGAYPMPWSVQTWLDGDVATPISVATSTAVARDLADLIQSLRAVPTRGRTFRGTGRGGDLRAHDAYVQECLTEVEGFRDAEPLRALWSRLRGLPDGAAHVMTHSDLTPWNILIDERVRGVLDAGCFGPADPSLDLVCAWHHFDAPARAVLRDALSADELAWQRGAAWAFQQAVGLVWYYRTTNPPMAWLGETTLARLLADDDVSGTR; this is encoded by the coding sequence ATGCGGATGCATCCGGATCAGATACCCATCGATGCTCACATCGCGCGAGCGTTGATATCCGAGCAGTTTCCGGAGTGGGCGGATCTCGAGGTCACCGCGGTGTCCGGCAGCGGCACGGTCAACGCGATCTTCCGTGTCGGGCAGGGGATGGCGGCGCGATTCCCGCTTCAGCGCGCGGAGCCGGATCTGGCCAGGCGAGCGCTCGAGCAGGAAGCTGCGGCGATGACCGAGTTCGCCTCTGCGAGTCCGGTCGCCTCGCCGATCCCGGTGGCCCTGGGCCGTCCGGGCGGGGCGTATCCCATGCCGTGGTCGGTACAGACCTGGCTGGATGGTGACGTCGCAACGCCGATCAGCGTCGCGACCTCCACCGCCGTCGCGCGGGATCTCGCCGACCTGATCCAGTCGCTGCGCGCGGTGCCGACCCGAGGCAGGACCTTCCGTGGGACAGGGCGGGGAGGCGACCTCCGCGCCCACGATGCGTATGTGCAGGAATGCCTCACCGAGGTGGAGGGCTTCCGCGACGCCGAACCGCTGCGCGCATTGTGGTCACGACTCCGCGGTCTTCCTGACGGCGCAGCGCACGTGATGACACACAGCGATCTGACTCCCTGGAACATCCTGATCGACGAGCGCGTGCGCGGCGTGCTGGACGCGGGATGCTTCGGCCCCGCCGACCCCTCGCTGGACCTCGTCTGCGCGTGGCACCACTTCGACGCGCCGGCACGAGCAGTGCTGCGCGACGCTCTGTCGGCCGATGAGCTGGCATGGCAGCGCGGCGCGGCGTGGGCGTTCCAACAGGCGGTCGGCCTCGTCTGGTACTACCGCACCACCAACCCGCCGATGGCTTGGCTCGGTGAAACCACACTCGCGCGGCTCCTCGCCGACGACGACGTGTCGGGCACGAGATAA
- a CDS encoding phosphatase PAP2 family protein: MTTDADPTAPSDTAPAMEPDARRVTVLLVGVAATVAFVLLRLVVAFGGHKPLPIDVWWHDLMVATLTDTGVVIAWIPAIVGGTIGMVVVGIVLVAVFALLRRFWDAVTLAAVIVVVVAIGAPMAAVIARVRPADSLAESVATSFPSGHTAVATALAMTLGLLLRRWYVWALGAVWVVGMMWSRTYLHAHWLSDVIAGMLEGIAVAAFVWFAIEALRDRRAARSPAAAPVGSGSDGPAHEQGDTLRQ, translated from the coding sequence GTGACGACAGATGCGGACCCGACCGCACCATCAGACACCGCCCCGGCGATGGAGCCCGACGCGCGTCGCGTCACCGTGCTGCTCGTCGGCGTAGCCGCGACGGTCGCGTTCGTCCTCCTGCGACTCGTGGTCGCGTTCGGGGGCCACAAGCCGCTCCCGATCGACGTGTGGTGGCACGACCTGATGGTGGCCACACTCACCGACACGGGCGTGGTGATCGCCTGGATCCCGGCCATCGTCGGCGGCACGATCGGCATGGTCGTCGTCGGAATCGTGCTCGTGGCCGTCTTCGCCCTGCTCAGAAGATTCTGGGATGCGGTGACCCTCGCGGCCGTGATCGTCGTGGTGGTCGCGATCGGGGCCCCGATGGCCGCCGTCATCGCGCGCGTGCGCCCTGCCGACTCGCTCGCCGAGAGCGTCGCCACCTCATTCCCGTCCGGGCATACGGCAGTCGCGACCGCGCTCGCCATGACGCTGGGGCTGCTCCTGCGGCGCTGGTACGTGTGGGCGCTCGGGGCGGTCTGGGTCGTCGGGATGATGTGGAGCCGAACGTATCTGCATGCGCACTGGCTCAGCGACGTGATCGCCGGAATGCTCGAGGGGATCGCGGTCGCGGCCTTCGTGTGGTTCGCGATCGAGGCGCTGCGCGACCGGCGTGCAGCGCGTTCGCCGGCCGCCGCGCCGGTCGGATCCGGATCCGACGGGCCGGCACACGAGCAGGGAGATACGCTACGCCAATGA
- a CDS encoding DUF1206 domain-containing protein, producing MSTPKSVARATEGSTPFRVLARIGYVVLGILHIVIGVIAISIANGGGGDADQGGAMEQIQKAPAGRVLLWVIVIGLTALAIWQIADAFLERDPDTKKKWGHRLKYVGTAVAYIAIAITALVYALGGRSDSQGSSQTFSAKVLASPAGVFLLVLVGLIVGAIGIAFIVRGFTRAFEKHLDLPAGTAHRGIVTFGVVGYVAKGIAIAVTGILFIVAAFTHDPKAAGGLDAALHTLAGLPFGPIILWIVGAGLVIYGIFCFARARYARM from the coding sequence ATGAGCACCCCGAAATCCGTCGCCCGCGCGACCGAAGGCTCGACACCGTTCCGCGTCCTGGCGCGCATCGGCTACGTCGTGCTCGGCATCCTCCACATCGTCATCGGCGTCATCGCGATCTCCATCGCGAACGGGGGTGGCGGCGATGCCGACCAGGGCGGCGCCATGGAGCAGATCCAGAAGGCGCCCGCCGGCCGTGTCCTGCTGTGGGTCATCGTGATCGGGCTCACCGCCCTCGCGATCTGGCAGATCGCCGACGCCTTCCTCGAGCGCGACCCTGACACGAAGAAGAAGTGGGGGCACCGCCTCAAGTACGTGGGCACCGCGGTCGCCTACATCGCCATCGCGATCACCGCGCTCGTCTACGCCTTGGGCGGCCGGTCCGATTCACAGGGATCGTCGCAGACGTTCAGTGCGAAGGTGCTCGCGAGCCCCGCCGGGGTTTTCCTGCTCGTCCTCGTCGGACTGATCGTCGGTGCCATCGGCATCGCCTTCATCGTCCGCGGCTTCACGCGCGCCTTCGAGAAGCACCTCGACCTTCCTGCGGGCACCGCCCACCGCGGCATCGTCACGTTCGGTGTCGTCGGCTACGTCGCCAAGGGCATCGCGATCGCCGTCACCGGCATCCTCTTCATCGTCGCCGCGTTCACCCACGACCCGAAGGCTGCCGGCGGATTGGATGCTGCGCTGCACACCCTGGCCGGCCTGCCCTTCGGCCCGATCATCCTGTGGATCGTGGGAGCGGGCCTCGTGATCTACGGGATCTTCTGCTTCGCCCGCGCCCGCTACGCCAGGATGTAG
- a CDS encoding SDR family oxidoreductase codes for MSLVLVTGAARPDSIAAGVVPRLLADGWDVATSDLDGGDYPCDLSTADGPERLIERVSSARGPLSGLVLSHAHDVESGILDTTADSFDRHVAVNARASLLLIAAFARQIPSSGGAIVAFTSDHTTGNLPYGASKGALDRIVISAARELGPRGISANVVNPGPIDTGWMDADLRAGMVPHHPLGRLGTPGDIAAVTSFLLSEEGRWVSGQLLHTDGGFSARY; via the coding sequence ATGAGCCTGGTTCTCGTCACGGGCGCCGCGCGCCCCGACAGCATCGCGGCCGGTGTCGTCCCCCGGCTGCTCGCGGACGGATGGGATGTCGCGACCAGCGACCTCGACGGCGGCGACTATCCGTGCGACCTCTCCACCGCGGACGGGCCGGAGCGGCTCATCGAACGGGTCTCATCCGCACGCGGCCCCCTCAGCGGCCTCGTTCTCAGCCACGCGCACGACGTCGAGTCCGGCATCCTCGACACCACCGCCGACAGCTTCGACAGGCACGTCGCCGTCAACGCCCGCGCATCCCTGCTGCTGATCGCCGCGTTCGCACGGCAGATCCCGAGCAGCGGAGGTGCGATCGTCGCGTTCACCAGCGACCACACGACGGGCAACCTGCCCTACGGCGCATCCAAGGGAGCGCTCGATCGGATCGTGATCTCGGCCGCTCGGGAGCTGGGACCACGGGGGATCTCGGCGAACGTGGTCAACCCGGGCCCGATCGACACCGGATGGATGGATGCCGACCTCCGCGCCGGCATGGTTCCGCACCACCCGCTCGGCCGACTCGGGACCCCCGGCGACATCGCGGCCGTGACGTCGTTCCTCCTGTCCGAGGAGGGGCGGTGGGTCTCCGGTCAGCTGCTCCACACCGACGGCGGGTTCTCCGCCCGGTACTGA
- a CDS encoding EamA family transporter: MAQRSTPAILLVIAGLACQEIGAALAVGLFDKVGPLGMVMLRLVFSAIVLLLIARPSLRGHTRAGWRAVVQFGAVLALMNGLFYLALERLPLGVTVTIEVLGPLVLSIVAARRASAWLWAALAFAGVLALGGGGWDHLDPVGVLCALGAAASWALYILASARVGREFPRLDGLALAMTVGAVISLPFGIAQAQGMLLRPDILAVGAAVAVLSSTIPYAFELIALRRLPAAVFAILMSLAPATASLAGFLLLGQELSWLELFGIALVITASIGAVRASGRAARGAAEPVG, encoded by the coding sequence GTGGCGCAGCGTTCGACGCCCGCCATCCTCCTGGTGATCGCGGGCCTGGCCTGCCAGGAGATCGGCGCTGCGCTCGCCGTGGGGCTCTTCGACAAGGTCGGGCCGCTCGGCATGGTGATGCTGCGCCTGGTGTTCTCGGCGATCGTGCTGCTCCTCATCGCGCGCCCCTCGCTGCGGGGGCACACGCGGGCGGGATGGCGCGCCGTCGTGCAGTTCGGGGCGGTGCTGGCCCTGATGAACGGCCTGTTCTACCTCGCCCTCGAGCGACTGCCCCTCGGGGTCACGGTCACCATCGAGGTGCTCGGCCCCCTCGTGCTGTCGATCGTCGCCGCCCGCCGTGCCTCGGCGTGGCTGTGGGCGGCTCTCGCCTTCGCCGGCGTGCTCGCGCTCGGCGGCGGCGGGTGGGATCACCTCGACCCGGTCGGCGTGCTCTGCGCGCTCGGGGCGGCCGCGAGCTGGGCGCTCTACATCCTCGCGTCGGCGCGGGTGGGCCGCGAGTTTCCGCGGCTCGACGGGCTGGCGCTGGCCATGACCGTCGGCGCGGTCATCTCACTGCCGTTCGGCATCGCGCAGGCGCAGGGGATGCTGCTGCGACCCGACATCCTCGCCGTCGGCGCCGCGGTCGCGGTGCTCTCGTCGACGATCCCGTACGCGTTCGAGCTGATCGCGCTCCGGCGGCTGCCCGCCGCGGTCTTCGCGATCCTGATGAGCCTTGCGCCCGCGACGGCTTCGCTGGCGGGGTTCCTGCTGCTCGGGCAGGAGCTGTCGTGGCTCGAGCTGTTCGGGATCGCGCTGGTCATCACCGCGAGCATCGGCGCGGTGCGCGCGTCCGGCCGTGCGGCACGAGGCGCGGCCGAGCCCGTCGGCTGA
- a CDS encoding serine hydrolase domain-containing protein, which translates to MRVFSGRRGAIAAVVACLAIAVSLSGCADAESVPIDVPTQADGGFPDETGQRLQDAVAAAMTATGSTGAIVGVWAPWSGSWVDGIGTQSPTDDTPVTADLTFPVADVTRSMTCDVLYILDARKVLDADDSVTDYVGGVASLADVSLRQLCDSTSGVGSYAPLLLATWLQTPARVWGPLELASYGLGKSSDAIPGSRYLDSDAGYLLLGLALERATGTPAHDLFEQYLAGPLDLEHTLLPAAASSATDPAGMLTGLYSRKVDGGYQCAEPTDVTGMSPSIGYTDSGVVSTVDDLHRYVQALAVGSLMADGVDRYDTPYAPAADAPTWDRRAGGTVRFGSLVGQFGAVPGHSTAAFADPESGLTVVVTLNNSAAGGKMAAYLARELAAIASKAPAAGGEAAPDAGLPWTADEQHKKIAKAAICSAPED; encoded by the coding sequence TTGCGCGTCTTCTCCGGCCGCCGCGGCGCCATCGCCGCTGTCGTGGCGTGCCTCGCGATCGCCGTCAGCCTCAGCGGCTGCGCCGACGCGGAGAGCGTCCCGATCGACGTGCCCACGCAGGCAGACGGCGGGTTCCCCGATGAGACCGGACAGCGACTGCAGGATGCTGTCGCTGCCGCGATGACCGCCACCGGGTCCACCGGAGCGATCGTCGGCGTCTGGGCGCCCTGGAGCGGCTCCTGGGTCGACGGCATCGGCACGCAGTCCCCGACCGACGACACCCCCGTCACCGCGGACCTCACCTTCCCGGTCGCCGACGTCACCCGGAGCATGACTTGCGACGTGCTGTACATCCTCGACGCACGCAAGGTCCTCGACGCCGATGACAGCGTCACCGATTACGTCGGCGGGGTGGCGAGCCTCGCGGATGTGTCGCTGCGCCAGCTGTGCGACTCGACGTCGGGCGTGGGGTCGTACGCGCCGCTGCTGCTCGCCACCTGGCTGCAGACGCCCGCACGCGTCTGGGGGCCGCTGGAGCTGGCGAGCTACGGGCTCGGCAAGTCGAGTGATGCGATCCCCGGGTCGAGGTACCTCGACTCGGACGCCGGGTACCTGCTGCTGGGTCTGGCCCTCGAACGCGCGACCGGGACGCCCGCACACGACCTGTTCGAGCAGTACCTCGCCGGGCCTCTCGACCTCGAGCACACCCTGCTGCCGGCCGCGGCATCCTCCGCGACCGACCCGGCGGGCATGCTCACAGGGCTGTACTCGCGCAAGGTCGACGGCGGCTACCAGTGCGCAGAGCCGACCGACGTAACGGGGATGTCGCCCAGCATCGGCTACACCGACTCGGGTGTCGTCTCCACGGTCGACGACCTCCACCGCTACGTGCAGGCGCTCGCGGTCGGCTCGCTGATGGCGGACGGCGTCGACCGGTACGACACCCCCTACGCACCCGCCGCGGATGCGCCGACCTGGGACCGCCGTGCCGGTGGCACGGTGCGCTTCGGCTCGCTGGTCGGGCAGTTCGGCGCCGTGCCTGGCCACAGCACCGCCGCGTTCGCCGACCCGGAGTCGGGGCTGACCGTGGTCGTCACGCTCAACAACTCCGCCGCCGGCGGGAAGATGGCCGCCTACCTGGCCAGGGAACTGGCGGCGATCGCGTCGAAGGCGCCGGCCGCCGGCGGCGAGGCTGCGCCCGACGCGGGCCTGCCCTGGACAGCCGACGAGCAGCACAAGAAGATCGCCAAGGCCGCGATCTGCTCTGCCCCCGAAGACTGA
- a CDS encoding DUF2470 domain-containing protein, producing the protein MTHRFDADALAGVLGHMNDDHADDNLLITRAFSLDAQIVAAEMTDFDGDGGHWQASLADGATLDVRVPWPGGPITERREVRREIVALYDEACRVLGVEPRPHA; encoded by the coding sequence ATGACCCACCGTTTCGACGCAGACGCGCTCGCGGGCGTCCTCGGCCACATGAACGACGACCACGCCGACGACAACCTTCTGATCACGCGCGCGTTCTCGCTCGACGCCCAGATCGTGGCGGCTGAGATGACCGATTTCGACGGCGACGGCGGGCATTGGCAGGCGAGCCTCGCGGACGGTGCGACGCTCGATGTGCGCGTGCCGTGGCCCGGCGGGCCGATCACCGAGCGCCGCGAGGTGCGCCGAGAGATCGTCGCACTGTACGACGAGGCGTGCCGGGTGCTGGGCGTGGAGCCCCGTCCGCACGCCTGA
- a CDS encoding heme oxygenase (biliverdin-producing), with translation MSDPIPFSTALRERSSTAHSSSEGAGFMSDLMKGEGTRDDYIALVAQHWFIYDALEAVTDRMRHDPIASVFISEKLTRVPALEADLAFLLGDDWREQITPLPTTQRYVDRINRVGATWAGGFVAHHYTRYLGDLSGGQFIGRLMARRFGFETNGIGFYIFNDIADPKAFKDVYREQLDAAPWDAAEQERVIDEVLVAYQFNTDLFIDLAAAKAESASQVA, from the coding sequence ATGAGCGACCCGATCCCGTTCTCCACCGCCCTGCGCGAGCGCTCCAGCACCGCCCACTCGTCGAGCGAGGGTGCCGGCTTCATGTCCGACCTCATGAAGGGCGAGGGCACGCGCGACGACTACATCGCGCTCGTCGCGCAGCACTGGTTCATCTACGACGCCCTCGAGGCCGTGACCGACCGGATGCGTCACGACCCGATCGCGTCGGTGTTCATCAGCGAGAAGCTCACACGCGTGCCCGCGCTCGAAGCCGACCTGGCGTTCCTGCTGGGTGACGATTGGCGCGAGCAGATCACTCCGCTGCCGACCACCCAGCGGTACGTCGACCGCATCAACCGCGTGGGCGCCACGTGGGCCGGTGGCTTCGTCGCCCACCACTACACCCGGTACCTCGGCGACCTGTCGGGCGGCCAGTTCATCGGCAGACTGATGGCGCGGCGCTTCGGCTTCGAGACCAACGGCATCGGGTTCTACATCTTCAACGACATCGCCGACCCGAAGGCGTTCAAGGACGTCTACCGCGAGCAGCTCGACGCCGCACCGTGGGATGCCGCCGAGCAGGAGCGCGTGATCGACGAGGTGCTCGTGGCGTACCAGTTCAACACCGACCTGTTCATCGACCTCGCTGCCGCGAAGGCCGAGTCCGCCTCGCAGGTCGCCTAG
- a CDS encoding ATP-dependent DNA helicase — protein MTSPALSAEQEALFRLIEDTREHVFVTGRAGTGKSTLLQHLAWNTSKQIAICAPTGVAALNVEGQTIHSLFRLPIGLIADSQLEQSEPARKILNAIDTLVIDEISMVNADLMDAIDRSLRQARGRRAEAFGGVQVVMFGDPYQLAPVPPRGDEMRYVRDHYRSFWFFDARVWAGSEAALAAAPSLEGFAELGPYGSHLNIRELTEIHRQADPAFKAMLNAVRHGRVTADIAQVLNDTGARTPPEPAEGETPIITLATRNDIVNNINRRHLEALGGRSQTARAEVSGDFGRGEAGYPADMELKLKVGAQVMFLRNDIGRYPEPPRWVNGTIGTVTRIAGETVRVEVDGEEHDVEPAVWEKFRYAYDPGSRSLTRDVVAEFTQFPLRLAWAVTIHKSQGQTYERAIIDLGSGAFAPGQTYVALSRLTSLDGLYLTRPLRPSDIRVDPDVQRFMRAH, from the coding sequence GTGACCTCCCCTGCCCTCTCCGCCGAGCAGGAGGCCCTCTTCCGGCTGATCGAGGACACCCGGGAGCACGTGTTCGTGACGGGACGCGCCGGCACCGGAAAGTCGACGCTCCTCCAGCATCTGGCCTGGAACACGAGCAAGCAGATCGCCATCTGCGCTCCGACCGGCGTCGCCGCGCTCAACGTCGAGGGGCAGACGATCCATTCGCTGTTCCGCCTGCCGATCGGGCTCATCGCCGACAGCCAGCTGGAGCAGTCCGAGCCGGCGCGCAAGATCCTGAACGCCATCGACACCCTCGTGATCGATGAGATCTCGATGGTCAACGCCGACCTCATGGATGCCATCGACCGCTCACTCCGGCAGGCCAGGGGCCGCCGCGCCGAAGCGTTCGGAGGCGTGCAGGTGGTGATGTTCGGCGATCCGTACCAGCTCGCTCCGGTTCCTCCGCGGGGCGACGAGATGCGGTATGTGCGCGATCACTACCGCTCGTTCTGGTTCTTCGACGCCCGTGTGTGGGCGGGGTCGGAGGCAGCGCTCGCCGCCGCGCCCTCTCTCGAGGGCTTCGCCGAGCTCGGTCCGTACGGATCACACCTGAACATCCGCGAGCTGACCGAGATCCACCGGCAAGCCGACCCGGCGTTCAAGGCCATGCTGAACGCCGTCAGGCACGGCCGCGTCACGGCCGACATCGCCCAGGTGCTCAACGACACGGGTGCCCGCACGCCCCCGGAGCCGGCGGAAGGCGAGACGCCGATCATCACGCTGGCCACCCGCAACGACATCGTCAACAACATCAACCGCCGCCACCTCGAGGCGCTCGGCGGGCGTTCGCAGACGGCGCGGGCCGAGGTGAGCGGCGACTTCGGCCGCGGCGAGGCGGGGTACCCGGCCGACATGGAGCTCAAGCTCAAGGTCGGTGCGCAGGTGATGTTCCTGCGCAACGACATCGGCCGCTACCCCGAGCCGCCGCGGTGGGTGAACGGCACGATCGGCACCGTCACGCGCATCGCCGGCGAGACGGTCCGCGTCGAGGTCGACGGCGAGGAGCACGACGTCGAACCGGCTGTGTGGGAGAAGTTCCGCTACGCCTACGACCCCGGCTCGCGGTCGCTGACCCGCGACGTGGTGGCCGAGTTCACGCAGTTCCCGCTGCGGCTGGCGTGGGCGGTGACGATCCACAAGTCGCAGGGGCAGACCTACGAGCGCGCGATCATCGACCTCGGCTCCGGCGCCTTCGCCCCGGGGCAGACCTACGTCGCGCTGTCGCGGCTCACCTCGCTCGACGGCCTCTACCTGACGCGTCCGCTGCGACCGAGCGACATCCGCGTCGACCCCGACGTGCAGCGCTTCATGCGCGCGCACTGA
- a CDS encoding bifunctional copper resistance protein CopD/cytochrome c oxidase assembly protein produces the protein MSPRALRAIGPLILVVAALVTAIWALAFGGGAAPLVIGDPGPAVRWGLPLATLAVNLSAAGTVGALVVALFALEAGTREFDASLDLASLSSAVFTVAAAATGFLTFVDAFNPAVSAAPEFGAQLGRYLTETEPGRAWLITTIAAAVLTVLTFAVRSWTATLFVALLAIAALVPMGTLGHSGDEANHNAATMAIVLHIIGAAVWLGGLLLMVVVRAVVGRQQMATVLGRYSTIALVAFVVVAISGTVRAVVGLADWTALASPYGVILIVKIVALIALGLLGAWYRRRLISRVGEDAASRRFWGLIALELAFMGVASGAAAALAQTPPPGGTELPSVQTPAQILTGSALPPELTLSRWFTATEIDLLWAFAAGFGLFFYFAGVWRLRSRGDRWPMHRTILWTIGMLLLVWVTCGPVNAYQDYLFSVHMVGHMLLTMAIPLALVAGAPVTLAARAIRRREDGTRGGREWILWAVHSPVSRVVTNPFVAAALFIGSLWIFYYTDLFRWSLYDHIGHEWMTAHFLITGYLFVLSLIGVDPVPYRAPYPFRLLILIAVMAMHAFFGIAIMMQSGLMVAEWFGAMGRTWGATPLQDQYVGGGVAWSIGEIPTLILAITVAIQWSRSDERNQRRSDRHADRTGDAELEAYNARLAALAERDARTRG, from the coding sequence ATCTCGCCCCGCGCGCTGCGGGCCATCGGCCCCCTCATCCTGGTGGTCGCCGCGCTCGTCACCGCGATATGGGCCCTCGCCTTCGGAGGGGGAGCCGCGCCGCTCGTGATCGGCGATCCAGGCCCCGCCGTCCGCTGGGGACTCCCGCTCGCGACGCTGGCCGTCAACCTCTCCGCCGCGGGGACGGTCGGCGCCTTGGTCGTCGCGCTGTTCGCCCTGGAGGCCGGCACCCGCGAGTTCGACGCGTCACTCGACCTCGCCTCGTTGAGCTCCGCCGTCTTCACGGTGGCCGCGGCCGCGACCGGGTTCCTCACGTTCGTCGACGCCTTCAACCCCGCTGTCAGCGCCGCCCCCGAGTTCGGGGCGCAGCTCGGCCGCTACCTCACCGAGACCGAGCCGGGACGGGCCTGGCTGATCACGACGATCGCCGCCGCCGTGCTCACGGTGCTGACGTTCGCCGTGCGCTCGTGGACGGCGACCCTGTTCGTGGCCCTGCTCGCGATCGCCGCCCTCGTGCCGATGGGCACGCTCGGACACTCCGGCGACGAGGCGAACCACAACGCGGCCACCATGGCGATCGTGCTGCACATCATCGGCGCCGCGGTGTGGCTCGGCGGGCTCCTGCTCATGGTGGTCGTCCGCGCGGTGGTCGGCCGGCAGCAGATGGCCACCGTGCTCGGCCGCTACTCGACGATCGCGCTCGTCGCCTTCGTGGTCGTGGCGATCTCCGGCACCGTGCGAGCCGTGGTCGGCCTCGCCGACTGGACCGCCCTGGCCTCGCCGTACGGCGTGATCCTCATCGTCAAGATCGTCGCGCTCATCGCACTCGGGCTACTGGGCGCCTGGTACCGGCGGCGGCTGATCTCCCGCGTCGGAGAGGATGCGGCGTCCCGCCGCTTCTGGGGGCTCATCGCCCTCGAGCTCGCCTTCATGGGCGTCGCGAGCGGCGCCGCCGCCGCGCTCGCGCAGACGCCGCCGCCCGGCGGCACCGAGCTGCCCTCCGTGCAGACGCCGGCGCAGATCCTCACCGGATCGGCCCTGCCGCCGGAGCTGACGCTCTCGCGCTGGTTCACCGCCACCGAGATCGACCTGCTGTGGGCCTTCGCCGCCGGCTTCGGGCTGTTCTTCTACTTCGCCGGCGTGTGGCGACTGCGCAGTCGCGGCGACCGATGGCCGATGCACCGCACCATCCTGTGGACGATCGGGATGCTGCTGCTCGTGTGGGTGACCTGCGGCCCGGTGAACGCGTACCAGGACTACCTGTTCAGCGTGCACATGGTGGGGCACATGCTGCTGACCATGGCGATCCCGCTGGCCCTCGTCGCCGGGGCGCCGGTGACGCTGGCGGCCCGCGCGATCCGCAGGCGCGAAGACGGTACGCGCGGAGGACGCGAATGGATCCTCTGGGCCGTGCACTCGCCGGTCTCGCGGGTGGTGACCAACCCGTTCGTCGCCGCCGCGCTGTTCATCGGGTCGCTGTGGATCTTCTACTACACCGACCTGTTCCGCTGGTCGCTGTACGACCACATCGGGCACGAGTGGATGACGGCGCACTTCCTCATCACGGGCTACCTGTTCGTGCTCTCGCTGATCGGCGTGGACCCGGTGCCGTACCGCGCGCCCTACCCGTTCCGGCTGCTCATCCTCATCGCGGTGATGGCGATGCACGCGTTCTTCGGCATCGCGATCATGATGCAGTCCGGGCTGATGGTCGCGGAATGGTTCGGCGCGATGGGCCGCACCTGGGGGGCGACCCCGCTCCAGGACCAGTACGTCGGCGGAGGCGTGGCGTGGTCGATCGGCGAGATCCCGACGCTGATCCTGGCGATCACCGTCGCGATCCAGTGGAGTCGCAGCGACGAGCGCAACCAGCGGCGCAGTGACCGGCACGCCGATCGCACGGGCGACGCCGAGCTCGAGGCCTACAACGCGCGGCTGGCGGCGCTGGCCGAGCGCGACGCGCGCACGCGCGGCTGA